A window of Phyllopteryx taeniolatus isolate TA_2022b chromosome 19, UOR_Ptae_1.2, whole genome shotgun sequence contains these coding sequences:
- the LOC133469724 gene encoding SRC kinase signaling inhibitor 1-like isoform X4, translating to MISASDVEFPRDYRPLGGGALTSTSMSPSPDRRRKSAGAGSPEAPNGVRRADVVFADEMRGSTGGSSLGGAARGRQQQANYWSFKSRTPRPSPTRNGRVSFSPRERPGVMADRDVPGGFSRADRLRQSLPLARSSANPAKLHTPGVLFLQLGEETRRVHLTHELGSLDTLRALIVHMFPQRLTMATLRSPSTALLIKDESRNVFYELEDPRDVRDRCVVKIYCKEPAVYGTHPGHRDSRLLANGDLRREMVYAPQDSPPGQRLGAPATPSPHSSSPPQGSPSRTRFLFGGGGVRPSSYAGAAGRRRAASPAFAASSGAILERRDVKPDEEAGGARGVMLLRADERGGGGVYADPYSLSLDARVGLAGAPRSPLPGRADPYGSLYRRGPGGAAVCSLMEGGGLYRAGGTLYDDTYAASVLAVGLRVPALSSPQNIPDARDAYAGTLPSRGSPARGERRRDSLVSSAGGDSPRSRGLTSEQLCLMAAVAGGDVDGVRGDETETRERMEVMEKQIASLTGLLQRVLSRAPEDHSPDKTESASDGSGTDPGRAKKKRAASPSGPLALMPPPPPPPSDVGQPPNVSRAQMQRHLLGLQQSTNVLRTQLSQLRNMQLSNQDCAVALLRQTEAELSVLMLDAARTHEDPLQRQRLLVEEERRKYLTQEETLAHQLHLLSSFLTPCSFLPYFPASFLISHFLPSFSHSLLPLTFDLPARDLERWVENLQESPNVRPRSPVSQLDLRQKTQELKTLADTLDCLKSQFPGLQSKMRVVLRVEVEAVKFLKEEPHRLDALLQRCNSIRDSLGSLRRQASEKEQDDAPSRSQTSFPLSLTGNWMPGCAGEQDKTPSVSFRSRVGSEKSLNAQAHVSADVTLAAERDWEEKRASLTQFSAQDINRLLEATQAELLKALPDLDFAAKTATKPAVPPKPLVGVAGEPTAGKVQLAAQKLNSVEGAAPPRGSADMAVARCRAEKASKSPPPPPPPRRTFPSAHAANRAAGVNNKSTEMEDGEAPVKLRRTPYEVPRPASTPPTAAPSGLRDDYDGGGGIEKETVGGSPASVRGPTVAARLKHLEQGGRKSKEEVKAFPGSQQQVFHF from the exons CAACAAGCTAACTACTGGAGCTTCAAG AGTCGGACGCCGCGCCCCAGCCCGACGCGGAACGGCCGAGTTTCCTTCTCGCCTCGCGAGCGTCCGGGCGTCATGGCGGACCGCGACGTCCCCGGCGGCTTCAGCCGCGCCGACCGACTGCGCCAGAGTCTCCCGCTCGCCCGCTCCTCCGCCAACCCGGCCAAGCTGCACACGCCAG GCGTGCTCTTCCTGCAGCTGGGCGAGGAGACTCGCCGCGTGCACCTGACTCACGAGCTGGGCAGCCTGGACACCTTGCGGGCGCTCATCGTGCACATGTTCCCGCAGAGGCTCACCATGGCGACCCTCAG GTCTCCCAGCACGGCGCTGCTGATCAAAGACGAGAGCCGCAACGTCTTCTACGAGCTGGAGGACCCGCGGGACGTTCGCGACCGCTGCGTGGTGAAAATCTACTGCAAGGAGCCCGCCGTCTACGGGACGCACCCGGGACACCGCGACTCGCGCCTGCTGGCCAACGGCGACCTCAGG CGCGAGATGGTGTACGCCCCCCAGGACTCACCCCCCGGCCAGCGCCTGGGCGCGCCGGCCACGCCCTCGCCGCATTCGTCCTCGCCGCCTCAAGGCTCGCCGTCGAGGACGCGCTTCCTCTTCGGCGGGGGCGGCGTCCGTCCCTCCTCGTACGCCGGGGCGGCGGGGCGGCGGCGCGCCGCGTCGCCGGCCTTCGCCGCCTCCTCCGGCGCCATCTTGGAACGGCGCGACGTGAAGCCGGACGAGGAGGCGGGCGGCGCCCGTGGCGTGATGCTGCTGCGGGCCGACGAGCGCGGGGGGGGTGGCGTCTACGCCGACCCCTACTCTCTGAGCCTGGACGCCCGCGTGGGGCTCGCCGGGGCGCCGCGCTCGCCGCTCCCCGGCCGCGCCGACCCGTACGGCTCGTTGTACCGGCGGGGACCGGGCGGGGCGGCGGTGTGTTCCCTGATGGAGGGCGGCGGCCTCTACCGAGCGGGCGGCACCCTTTACGACGACACCTACGCGGCGTCCGTGTTGGCCGTGGGTCTGCGCGTGCCGGCGCTTTCCTCGCCACAGAATATTCCTGACGCGCGCGACGCCTACGCCGGCACCCTGCCGTCCCGCGGCTCACCCGCCAGGGGGGAGCGACGGCGCGACTCGCTCGTGTCGTCCGCGGGCGGCGACAGCCCGAGAAGTCGCGGGCTGACCTCGGAGCAGCTGTGCCTGATGGCGGCAGTGGCAGGAGGGGACGTCGACGGGGTCAGAGGAGACGAGACAGAAACCAG GGAGCGCATGGAGGTGATGGAGAAGCAGATCGCCAGCCTGACCGGCCTCCTGCAGCGAGTTCTCAGCAGAGCGCCCGAAGACCACAGCCC GGACAAAACGGAGTCAGCCAGCGATGGCTCGGGGACCGACC CTGGacgtgctaaaaaaaaaagag CCGCGTCGCCGTCGGGCCCCCTGGCGCtgatgccgccgccgccgccgccgccctctGACGTCGGCCAGCCGCCGAACGTGTCCCGCGCGCAGATGCAGCGCCACCTGCTGGGCCTGCAGCAGAGCACCAATGTGCTGCGTACGCAACTGTCGCAGCTGCGCAACATGCAG CTGTCCAATCAGGATTGCGCGGTGGCGCTGCTGAGGCAGACGGAGGCGGAGCTGAGCGTGCTGATGCTGGACGCTGCGCGCACTCATGAGGATCCTCTGCAGAGACAGCGCCTCCTGGTGGAGGAGGAGCGCCGCAAGTATCTCACCCAGGAGGAGACGCTGGCGCACCAGCTGCA TCTTCTGTCCTCCTTCCTTACTCCTTGCTCCTTCTTGCCTTATTTTCCTGCATCCTTCCTTATTTCtcatttccttccttccttctctcaTTCTCTCCTGCCGTTGACCTTTGACCTCCCCGCCAGAGACCTGGAGCGCTGGGTAGAGAATCTGCAGGAGTCGCCGAACGTGCGGCCGAGATCGCCGGTGAGCCAGCTGGACCTGCGGCAGAAGACGCAAGAACTCAAAACGCTGGCGGACACGCTGGACTGCCTCAAGA GCCAGTTCCCGGGCCTGCAGAGCAAGATGCGCGTGGTGTTGCGCGTGGAGGTGGAGGCGGTCAAGTTCCTGAAGGAGGAGCCTCACCGTCTGGACGCGCTGCTGCAACGCTGCAACAGCATCCGAGACTCGCTCGGCTCGCTTCGCAG ACAGGCCAGCGAGAAGGAGCAGGACGACGCGCCCAGCCGATCGCAGACGAGCTTTCCCCTCAGCCTGACGGGCAACTGGATGCCAGGCTGTGCCGGCGAGCAAGACAAGACGCCTTCCGTGAGCTTCAGAAGTCGCGTCGGGTCTGAGAAGAGCCTCAACGCGCAGGCGCACGTGTCCGCGGACGTCACACTG GCGGCGGAGCGCGACTGGGAGGAGAAGCGCGCCAGCTTGACGCAGTTCAGCGCGCAGGACATCAACCGCCTGCTGGAGGCGACGCAGGCCGAGCTCCTGAAGGCGCTCCCGGACCTGGACTTCGCCGCCAAGACCGCCACCAAACCCGCCGTGCCCCCCAAACCCCTCGTGGGCGTCGCAGGCGAGCCGACGGCGGGCAAAGTGCAGCTGGCGGCGCAGAAGCTCAACAGCGTGGAGGGGGCGGCGCCCCCGCGAGGATCAG CGGACATGGCCGTGGCCAGGTGCCGTGCGGAGAAGGCGTCCAAgtctccgccgccgccgccgccgcctcgccGGACCTTCCCGTCGGCGCACGCCGCCAACCGCGCCGCCGGCGTCAACAACAAGAGCACCGAA ATGGAGGACGGCGAAGCGCCGGTCAAGCTGAGGAGGACGCCGTACGAAGTGCCCCGCCCCGCCTCCACGCCGCCTACGGCGGCGCCGTCGGGCCTTCGGGACGActacgacggcggcggcggcatcgAGAAGGAG acGGTCGGCGGTTCGCCGGCGTCCGTCAGAGGTCCGACGGTGGCGGCGCGCCTCAAACATCTGGAACAAGGAGGACGCAAATCCAAAGAGGAAGTCAAAGCGTTCCCGGGGAGCCAGCAGCAGGTCTTCCACTTCTAG